In Lycium barbarum isolate Lr01 chromosome 9, ASM1917538v2, whole genome shotgun sequence, the DNA window GTCCATTACAAGGGGCGGCATGGTGATTACTATATTATGGTATGTGATTTCTTACTTTAGTGTAACTTTTTGATTGTCTCACTTCGGACTTCATATTCAATCTCCATGAAATTACAGAAATGCTTTCCATGAGTGTAGGTTACGGATATGCTTGGTCCTAGTTTATGGGATGTCTGGAACAATAATTTTCATAAGTGAACTCCATTCTGTATTTGTAATAATATTCTGAGGAGGTTGTTGCTGGTCCCTGGAATTCAATGACATTCTATTTGATTTTTTCATTGTCCATTTCAGGATGTCTATTGCAATGGTAGCATGCATTGCCTTTGAAACAATATCCATACTTGAGAAGTTGTACTCTAAAGGGTAAGTATGGATTTGTGATTATCATCCTGCTACGGTCTGAAAGCTATGATCCATCTTAGGCAGAAACTGTATTTGGGTTAAGATGATACAGTGAACTTCCATTGTGGGAACATATCCCCCAATTACTTATTTTACAAGCAAGATCACAAAACATCTTGTGTCTATGTTAGTCTCTGGTTTGTGGATGACATCTGTTCCAGAATATGGGGTTTTGCTCCGTACAAGTGAACATACCTTTTTGTGGTAGTACCTGAAATAATCTTGTCATACTGGTGCTATTGTTCTGCAGGTATGTGCTTGGGGATGTGAAACCTGAAAACTTCCTTCTTGGAACACCTGGAATTCTTGATGAGAAAAAACTGTTTCTGGTTGACCCTGGATTAGGTATTTTTTTGACCTTGGATTAGGTATTATATGGATAATGTAGCTTTacataaaagaaaataaattcgACAATTGTTAAGACATCTCTTTATATTAAATTTTGCAATCTTCATCATGTGTTTATTTTGGTGCCACAATTTTATGTGTTTACCTGTTTGAGTGTTGCAGCAACTAAGTGGCGTGATACTTCAAGTGGTCTCATGTTGAACATGACCAAAGGCCTGATGTCTACTATTCATGATAAATTGACTAGTTCTACATTGACCATCAACCTAGCAACCCTCATTGAGCTTACGTAGGATAAGAATTCACACAAGTTTGTTCTAAAATTCAAAATCACTTACTTTGTCGTCGAGTTCCCTGGATGTTAACAGTTTTTAACTTTACTAttacatctttttcttttttactttcatGTAAAATTTACCTTAAGTTTCTTCAGATTTTTGGAAGTATATAGTCCATTATTATTTGTATACCGTTATAGACAAGTAGACACCTATATGGTTTACTGATTAGTATTCTAAGGGTTTCTTTAGAATTATTGTGCTCTAGGCACTTGCCCTTGTTAATACAATGCAGTATTAATCACCAGGTATCTCGTTCTTTTGAGATGTTAAGAGTTATAATAAATGAATTGAAGCCGTGCAATAAGCTCATGCTTGACCTTACAAAAGAAACGACATTCCTCTCTCTTTATGGAAACAGAAGAGAGGGAACTCCACAGAACCCAAACATTATTCCTGTTATGAGCTGATGAAATttatcattgtcacgacccaaccccgtgggccgtgacaagtgcccgaattgggcacccgaacacaatcacaaatccgggcggcaaacagatgacttatactgacacaaatatcaaacgctgccttagattatatcaaacacatccaggtatataacagaagccgacaaagcggtgtttcaaatttataagattttcaaagaaaatttcggcagagtttcctttgtttttcggacttatccaaaataaccctgtacacagcaaattccaacaaaggccacacagggccaacagaacaacatatacatgtgcgagccgacaaggctgccattacgaatgggtacgccccaaacataagtcatagacataaaacgcatcaacaactacaaacagacccacaccgatgtccacagacctctaagagtaatgaccgtattatgtggcgggacagggccccgccatacccaaataaacacctacgaatacaacataagggagttataccacaagctagctccggaacaaaggagcagtccaaaatagctgaaatagtgtcctaagctggcggatctccgaaacgagcgtctgtacctgcgggcatgaacgcagccccccgaagaaagggggtcagtacggaatatgtactgagcatgtaaagcatgaaatgtagtaatagactcataaggagacaaagtatgtaggacccaatgcagcaatcagaaattcataaaacttgcctttggacatattttatctgtatcattctcatatcaatatcgttatagagttttgtaatcaaagttgcaaaatcattctgtatataacatatataacgtgtcccggccctttaatgagggactcgttaattaaaatcatagcatcataaacataaacaatagacgtgtcccggccctttaataagggactcggtaatagggaatatgccctcctggccaccatctccatatcatcatgtcatcatatcatcatatacatagatatataacgtgtcccggccctctagtgagggactcggtgattaatatagtaaatatgcgcacgagaacgtgtcctggcccgggactcagtgaaggatatagcggtaagcacgagcagaataaatagcaaccacatatatgcaattcatctttttgagACTCagtggataagcaactaaccagctctaaagtgtaaaaataatattcatattcagttcatctTAAGTCTcatacaaactattacaagaaacgtttcagatttcatgtacgtatatcgcttcaacatggtatagcttttgaaagtcaagtatgtctctagttgtgtaattctttaagtataggaactttcatgcattattcattagtcaatcatattgtaggcacatgacaataaccttaatgaaatatagaatcataagtcatacatgaaactagagaatagaatctaccccaaggttcatatcgtttcacacttacgtctaggacatgccaaaagaagaaggaataggctttacacataccttttgcgtttagttgtattctaacttgtacttgctgcccaaaaacacttatcctatatcaagatgtgaagaactacaattagtctacaagggcattcaatacgtattgtgacactcacaattcctttctaacaattaaacgacgttttgttcgcattcaaaccaactagcgttacaagctaacattgctaatcgttctttcatatattaatcaagacttgtttaaacatgacgtagggaacttgggcagtccatacaccattcaaaactgtttcatacacatggctaaacaacacacatagcatttccattctcacttagcaattttccagttttaacttgcaacaacaacaacacgtttaatgacattactttcatgatttttggaactgttttagcatcatttccattcttataacagcccaccatcatttcagtttcagcttgaatcaatgcactttactttcactaaacgtttgcaacaagaatcaacattcaacacacacaaattcacttctaacatcaaaactgtccacagttttggactgcctatacacttcatcataattcatttctttaacacctcaattcacatattcaacatgcatacaatgcaccacaatgtccataacaacaacaatccaaatgtgacacaaaacagtccctaaatctcccctaaaacagtccctttttacacggctacaacacccttcccacaatttcgtgattttcatccgtttatccaactacaatacattcaatccatttccaatacatgttcaagaagataaagcatgacttcattagaaccttcaactCACGGCTCATTtttatttcaagaaaaaaaaacagtcccatatccaacatacaacatcacaaccaaacttctacaaatctttgttcatttgcctatgttgatacatattcaattcatcaacaatacatgcaaaatgaaatcaatcatgacttcacctcactcacggctaactctttacttcaactacaacaacaatccaacaacaacatgcatgaactatacattcaaatcgtcatacaacacatgaaaaaaattatcaactcttaccttgtaactacacttcaatcggctagccttcactttcacttcttggattttttttttttaacacttgttcttgctatatcaatggatgctacacgttaatataccttcaatggagttaaattgcttgagaaactgaaatttttggatcaatttttcttcaccattttcggctagctctagccgtgagtctctctttctctctctaagtgttctacactttggaATGTTGTAATGAGTTGTGAAAGTGTGGAGTGGGCAGATTTTTTTTGTCTCTTTGTCCCCTCCAtgccttggacatgtggatcacactaatattgggtcaagattccttgaccaaggCATTGAAATGCACGGCCAAGCATGGCCTAAAAGTgggctgttttttttttgttttgtcttcccaatcccacttattaatccaagtgtgattagtttaatcccaattttccattaacacttccatgccaaacgaaaattGTAGACAAATTGTGAttcgaaacgaaaccggaagttaaaatttctactttgtatcttaagatagtcttgtctttaacttgtcacttttagtttaaaacgttcccaatgtatgaaaatgtagGATGTAACAATCATGCTGTCTGTAATCTGTAGAATATACAACCTGAAAATCAGTAACCATTTATTTGTCGAATAAATAATTGAGCACTCATTTGTCCAATTATTTAGTCTCAATATTTTGCCATTTTCTTAGTTCAACTATCTATTTTTTGCAGCTATGTCCTGTAGGAACTTAGCTTTCTTGATGCAAAATAGTCTGTACATACTAGAGCATAAGTGTATTATGTATTCTGATGTCATATTTTATCATTGTATGTTTGCAGGTTGATGGTCAAACAGAGGAAGTCATCTTTGACCATTTGCATTCATCTGCATACCAGTACTCACCTTTGGGAAGCACTATTCTTGGACCTGCCCAGAATATAAAGACAATCACCAgaagtcatttgaaggactacACATCAACACATTATACTGCTCCCAGAATGGTATTTGGGAAATgatttcctcttctttttctaAGTCTGCCTTGTTTGTCAGCTCAAAGTTGATTCGTTAAACATTATCATCTGCTGTCTAAACTCTCAACCTTCTTCGGGGACATTAAAATAGGTAATTGTTGCTTCCGGGCTTGTTAAACATGAAGAATTCGTTGATCAAGTTAAGAAACAATTTACTAAGCTTTCAGCCGACCTGTCTATGGCCTCAGAATTGGTTACCATAGAACCAGCAATTTTTACAGGTTCAGAGGTATGCCTATCTTCTTATCAGGGTGTTTTGACGGTGTTTCGTTTGCTAGATTATGGTCCTCATGCTGATCATTTAACTAAAATCAGGTTAGGGTAATTGATGATGATATTCCTTTGGCGCAATTTGCTGTTGCTTTTCAAGGGACACCATGGACTGATGCAGATACCATTCCGCTGATGGTAATGCAATCAATGCTGAGCACTTGGAATAAAAATGCTGTGAGGAGGGAAGCACATGGGGTGACTTGTGTGTCACCACTTTTTTGCAATCTGTGTCATTGCAAGCATGTGGATGGATCTCTGACTCATGTTTTTTGACGCGACTTCTAATAGTTTGCAGTTCCAGTCTGGCACAAAGTGTTGGCATTAATGAACTAGCAGAGAGCATGATGGCTTTTAACACCAACTATAAAGATACTGGTCTTTTTGGTGTGTATACTGTTGCAAAGGTGAAAATCTTTATCACCGTGTCTTCCTTCTGTTGAAAAGAATGtggtgtgatgatatgttatctTATTTTCCTTGCATTTTCTTTtgttaaataaaatttgttctCGATGtgtgtatgttttttttttgtgtgtgtgtgtgtgtgtgtgtgagagagagagagagagagagagagagagagagtctggGAGGGGTGGAGCTGTTGGTGCTGAAGAGCTGCAATAAATGCAAGTGATTGCTCGGTTGCTCGTACTATTAGAGTTGGATGTAAAGATGTTAATACGGCGTGTCTTGTATCGTGGGTATGGATATTCAAATTTACCTTCTATTATATCCTCCAGATGTGTTCTAGTTTCATTATGATTGAAATGAAGTGTTGATTCTTGAATATGCTTAAAAAGTCTTCTAAGAATTATATTGGTTGTATAGCGAATGCAGACAGTGAAGTAGTTCTATGTCATCTACTGGTCATGTTTTGGGTTGATGCAGTTTATATATTCTGACATTGAATATTAGGCAAGGTGGTACTGATCGGCTTGGATTTTTGGGATACTGTGGATAGTATAAACTGAGAAATTTATTTATACGATCTTAAAAGAAGCAGATTTTCCCCTAAAGATAAAGAAACATGGTTAGGTGTTGCTATTGTGATCCTTTTAACTGGCCTACGGTTGTGAATAATTCTAGTTTTATATTTGGCATGGTGGTACTGATCtgcttggatttttgagatattgTGGTTAATATAAACTGaacaatttatttatttgctcTTAAAAGAAGAAGATTTTTTTCTCTAAAGACAAATAAAATAAGTGCTGGCATTGTGATCCTTGACTGGcatgtggctataaattattctagtttgatcTCAAATGGAATCTTTTTTGCAGCCTGATTGTTTGAATGATTTATCCTACTGCATTATGTGTGAGGTAAGCAAATTGTGCTACCGAGTTTCAGATGCTGATGTGACTCGTGCTTGCAACGTGTTACTTAATGTTTAACCGCCAGGTCTAGTACTCTTTTTCCCCTGTTGCTTTTCTTTGTTTCTCACTTATAATACTGGTTTGCAGTTGAAGTCTTGTCTCATGCTTCACATTGATGGAACTGGTCCTGTTGCCGAGGACATTGAACATCAGGTATAAATGATATCTGATTCTGTGGGTGTATATGCGTGTTATGTCATGACTGTAATCAGTCTTTTTTCTTTCTGTTATTCCTTTTATTTTCCGGGTAGAAGTATTGGGATGGGGTTGAGTCATGGATTAGTCGTCGCAGATGGAATTTGCTTCCTTCTCCCACAGTATTAAATTCCTGAAGAGTATACTGGACACCTCCATATATGTGCATAAAAGAAACACTGAACTGCTTCATGTACTTTAATCATTCTATGAACGTAAATATTCTGAAGTAGAAGCCACAATAGTGGTGATGAGGATATTTTAGCTTGAACTTTATTACTCTTAGAGCAGTTTTAGTGAACTGTGCCAAATCACTCTAATTCATTGCACTAGCCTAGATAATGACAACAGGTTTCCATTATTGTAAGTAGATTCTGAATTTCAAAATTCCACAATGCTAGTAACATCCTCTTCACCACTATTACAGCTTCTACTGCCAATATGTCGCTGTAACTATATGTGCTGTAGCCATATCAGCAGCAGTACACCACCATGTTGTGATCATAAAGTTCATTCTTGCAAGAGGTAGTGTGACTGGGTGGTGGAGTACAACAGGAAGAAGCAACGTAATTATGCTTGCTTAACGTACAAATATATAAGAACAAAATGAAGGCTGAAAGGTGTTACTGCCAACCGGTTGTTGGTAACAATAGCTCTTAATAGACCTAATAAGAACAGAAAAAAAGAGTAGCTCTTAAACCGTAGTCCCTTTGTGAAAGGTTGAGTTAGGTAAATTTGTAATATGATATCTGCCTTTTTTCTGGTTTTATGTTTGCTGACAAGTTTGGGCGTGTCATCAAGTATCTGTGTTCTGTATGAAGTAAACCATACTGCATCATCTGCTTGTAGGCAGAGAACATAGGTTGATGACTCTCCCCGCCTTGCTTTTTCCAATGGGGGAAAAAAAGAATTGATGCATTTTGTGTAAAGCTTGATTCCATTGGGAATGGGGTCTGGTGATTTTGTAAAACTAGGATCTTTTTGCTTTTATGTGCTGCTTTTACAGTCTTAGAGAGTAATGCATTTCCCTTTCTTTTCTCCTGCTTGCAGCTACTCACATACGACAGAAGGATTCCAGTCACGGAGCTGTTTGCAAGGATTGATGCCGTGGATGCTAGCACCATCAAACGAGTTGCGAACATATTTATATTGGACCAGGTAAGGATTCAAAAAACATTTGAGACTTGGGGATCTCTTGCTATGAAACAACTTTTTATTTGACGACAAAAGCTTAAAAGGTTCCCTTTCTGCCACTGGGTCAACAACACTCTGCTATGAAACAATGTTACTCATATTTGCTTGATCTTCTTTTCTGAGTGTTAACCAATTTGTATATCTTTTCTCCCTTTTGGCAGGATGTTGCTATATCCACAGTGCTTTGGTAGAATGTTGCTATATCCACAGTGCGGCCTATCCAGGATCTACCTGATTATAACTGGTTCAGGCGTAGAACCTACATGCTCCGTTATTAGGTGATTCTTTGTTTCGGAGTTGTAATGCATCACAATTACCCACCTTGCGCGACCATTTCCTTGTTGAATATATAGGTCTTACTTTTCTAATTATTCTTCTTGCATCCCTTCTGGTTTTGTAACGGGTTTGTAGTTTTTTCCTAAAAAAATAAGCGGCCTATATTCAATAATATGGTTGTCGACATTTGTTTTGATATTCTTTAAAAAATTGTAGATTGCAAATTTGCATAGGTTTGTTATGATTACGTTTGTTCATAGTGGACGGTTCTTTAAGTGAAATCGATTGTGCAATTGATCTTCATACAGAAGCTTTCTAGAATCTCTTGGCAATCGAGACTACTCCACAGATATAGCAATTTCCAATCTAAACTTAATATGAAGCAATTGCTTGTCTAAAATATACATGAGAAGGTTGTTTTCATTTTTGACCCATGCCGTTGCTGCTAGTTGTAATTACGTCTGGTTATTTGTTTCACTTATGTAACCTTTAAAATCAATTAAATTGAGGCATTGCTTTTTGAAAAAAGAAATGAATTGAAATTCACAAAGCATAACAAATCCGAGCATTTTTATTATCCAAAACTAAACAAGCAACTCTATAATAGGAACACCACGTTACACTAATTGGGATATCCCATTCTTCTAGGGAACAAGGTGAAGCATTCATTTTAGACGAACTCGGTGGTCATGGCAAAGGGCCAGTGAAAAAATGCAGTTGCACGCATGGAAACAAACCTACCGATTGACTTAGTATAGATGATCTCAGTTACTAGTGGGAATTTTAAAATCAAATGTCAAATTTCAGCATAACTAATGCAAAAGGCGTCAGGCAGAATGGGATGATTCAACAAATTCTTACTTATAAGTGAACAAAGCCTCATCTACTAATCCTCTATCCTCCATGCATGCACATTTTATTTTCGTGATGCTACGACTTACCACTTTCCAAGGTAACCAAAATATCTCCTATAAATTAGCTGGGGAAGTTAATACGAGGCATATTACTGACAATGGGAACTCATGAAGTAGAATGCTCACAACAACAAGAAGAAGGTGAACACATTTTCCAGAGTAGATATCCTCCGGTCCAAGTACCGGACAACGTGACTCTCCCCGATTTTGTGCT includes these proteins:
- the LOC132608708 gene encoding probable mitochondrial-processing peptidase subunit beta, mitochondrial gives rise to the protein MMAFNTNYKDTGLFGVYTVAKLKSCLMLHIDGTGPVAEDIEHQLLTYDRRIPVTELFARIDAVDASTIKRVANIFILDQDVAISTVLW